In Melanotaenia boesemani isolate fMelBoe1 chromosome 5, fMelBoe1.pri, whole genome shotgun sequence, the DNA window GTGATGGGCTCCAGGTGGTGGTGTGTGAGGGTGACATCACCAGTCTGGATGCTGACGTCCTGGTGAATGCTGCTAATGAGGATTTGGACCACAGTGAAGGGGTTGCTGCTGCGCTGAGTCAAGCAGGTGGTCCTGATGTGCAGTGTGACAGTGATGCTTTAGTGAAGCACAATGGAAAAATTCCTACAGGGGAAGTAGTAGTGACCACAGGCGGTAACTTGAAATGCAAGAAACTTCTGCATGCTGTGGGGCCTGTGGGTGGAGAAGCAGGAGGCAGAGAGAGAATCTTACTGGaaagaactgtccaacatgcCCTTAATTTAGCAGAAATGATGAAGTTCAAGTCCATCGCCATGCCGTGTATCAGCTCAGGCGTGCATGGTGTTCCTGTCACAGTGTGCTCTGAGGCTATTGCAACTGCTGTTAAAGAGTTTAGTAGTCGGCGTGATCGCAGTCTGAGCAGAATAATACTGATAGATGACAGAGGAAAGGTGGTGAGGGCCATGCAGGAGGCGTGTGACAGGATTCTTGAAGGGATAAGTAACAGAAACAATGTGGCAAGTGATGTGGAGTTTCCGGTGGATGCTGATAGCCAAGATGCAGAAAGAcgagctgctgctggagctccTGGAGGCAGAATCTGTGTAGAGATTGTTCAGGGGACCATTGAAACACAGCAGGTGAGAAATCCTTCAAGTAACAAACTGTTGAGAATAACTTAGTGAAAGCTGAACCTATATTAAACAAGTGACCAGAAATATGATCACCAGCAAAATAATTGATATTCTGTGTTTTCCAACCTGTTTTTCTTGAAGGTTGATGCACTGGCATCTCCAATGGTCGGCAATGATCCCCTGTCGACCCGTGTTGGGAACATTTTAAACAAGATGGTTGGTTCTCAGATGACCTCATTGTTTAGAAAGGCACGAGGAGATGAAAGTCTCCCTGGTGACTCGGTACTGTTGGAGGGGTTGGCTGGACTTCCATCTGATGCAGTACTCTTCGTCAACCTCATTCCCTGGAATGATGACCTAGATGGAACTGCAGTGGAGGTGAAATTATGGAGCGTACATGTGGAGCAGTTTGCTGTAATatagttttttccttttgcttgtaattgaaaaatattgaatatcaatattttacaGGTTCTCAGACTGGGCATCAACAACATCCTGACTTCCTGTGAGGAGAGAGGGTTTGGATCTGTTGCTCTGCCTGTACTCGGAGCTGGGATTGCCCTGCGTTTTCCTGACAGTGTGGTAGCCAAGATTTTACTGGAGCAGGTTAATGCATTTCAGCAGAACCGGGCCAGCAGCACACCGCTTGTGGTTCGCATTGTCATTCACCCTGATGCCAGTGAGGTATTAAATGTTTCCTTCCATGGAGGAGCTTTAAAGTCCAATCTTTTGCTTAAAATAGAGTGAGAAAACCTCTGATTTGAACCCAGGTTCTTCAGACCCATTCCagctctgtaaccactaggctaccactacCCACCATTATtagttttctttaacttttttcagATTTCCTGCCCATCCATTACATTTGGATTGATGATATTATCATAATTGAAGCAGTGTCATGTTGTCAGAATGGCATTTTTATTATATGGCTTTGTTAGTAGACATGGATCATAGCAGGGGTCACACCACAAGGTGGCCATTCTAAATTcacatacatttaaataaattaatttaatttaaatacatttaaacaaattaatgaataaataaacatcagcTAAAAATTTTGTGTCTCAGATAAGTGTATCCTGACATTTAAATAATCTGTATACATCCTAGGTTCTGCAGGCCTTTAAATTTGTCCAAGAAGCCTTGGAAGTCTGGCAAGACCAAAATCAAGGTGGGTGTAAATATTAAAGATCTGAAAGATTTAGAATCCAGTCTATTGTCAGCGGCTAGCTGGGTTTCTGGGTTTCACTGTTGTTATTGTCCGTTTAGaggatgttttaaagaaaaggtgaacaaacaaaaaaaattggaaGAACTCCCATTAGTACACATAAAAGTGGATGAGGTAGCTTAAGCTGGTTTCTGTCTGTTTCGGGGAAGAGTTGCTGCACATAAGGGAATAAAAGCAGCTGAGAGAATTCTTTCTGACCTGGTAAAGATAGAAATTACATGACTCA includes these proteins:
- the LOC121639996 gene encoding uncharacterized protein LOC121639996 isoform X1, which produces MSGFIENMSPLSLSEGNTVVASYSLSDGLQVVVCEGDITSLDADVLVNAANEDLDHSEGVAAALSQAGGPDVQCDSDALVKHNGKIPTGEVVVTTGGNLKCKKLLHAVGPVGGEAGGRERILLERTVQHALNLAEMMKFKSIAMPCISSGVHGVPVTVCSEAIATAVKEFSSRRDRSLSRIILIDDRGKVVRAMQEACDRILEGISNRNNVASDVEFPVDADSQDAERRAAAGAPGGRICVEIVQGTIETQQVDALASPMVGNDPLSTRVGNILNKMVGSQMTSLFRKARGDESLPGDSVLLEGLAGLPSDAVLFVNLIPWNDDLDGTAVEVLRLGINNILTSCEERGFGSVALPVLGAGIALRFPDSVVAKILLEQVNAFQQNRASSTPLVVRIVIHPDASEVLQAFKFVQEALEVWQDQNQAPTTKRLILLGKTGSGKSHLGNSIFGEDLFTAYHSPNSGTTVCQAETTSVNGRSLTLIDTPGFFDTEKSEEDLKPEIMSCMTECSPGPHAFLIVLKVDKFTQQEQEVVSKICQYFSEDALKYAVVVFTHGNQLPEGMKIEEFVSQNQKLSDLVERCGGRCHVFDSKYWKNNEPNNYRSNCFQLEALLCTIDEMVMEKNGGYYTNDVLQNVEKQIQKQEEQIRESSGNFSPDEIRKQAKTNVTNELLIQLAGMATGALLGAFFGVAAMVEAVISTVRNPLDIVRLVKNIPALAPAAAAVEGQVVLAAGVIAGVGAATAGGVMGGVIGYKAAEGAKSPMEAAKRAYQDVLKKIKKMLR
- the LOC121639996 gene encoding uncharacterized protein LOC121639996 isoform X2, coding for MSGFIENMSPLSLSEGNTVVASYSLSDGLQVVVCEGDITSLDADVLVNAANEDLDHSEGVAAALSQAGGPDVQCDSDALVKHNGKIPTGEVVVTTGGNLKCKKLLHAVGPVGGEAGGRERILLERTVQHALNLAEMMKFKSIAMPCISSGVHGVPVTVCSEAIATAVKEFSSRRDRSLSRIILIDDRGKVVRAMQEACDRILEGISNRNNVASDVEFPVDADSQDAERRAAAGAPGGRICVEIVQGTIETQQVDALASPMVGNDPLSTRVGNILNKMVGSQMTSLFRKARGDESLPGDSVLLEGLAGLPSDAVLFVNLIPWNDDLDGTAVEVLRLGINNILTSCEERGFGSVALPVLGAGIALRFPDSVVAKILLEQVNAFQQNRASSTPLVVRIVIHPDASEAFKFVQEALEVWQDQNQAPTTKRLILLGKTGSGKSHLGNSIFGEDLFTAYHSPNSGTTVCQAETTSVNGRSLTLIDTPGFFDTEKSEEDLKPEIMSCMTECSPGPHAFLIVLKVDKFTQQEQEVVSKICQYFSEDALKYAVVVFTHGNQLPEGMKIEEFVSQNQKLSDLVERCGGRCHVFDSKYWKNNEPNNYRSNCFQLEALLCTIDEMVMEKNGGYYTNDVLQNVEKQIQKQEEQIRESSGNFSPDEIRKQAKTNVTNELLIQLAGMATGALLGAFFGVAAMVEAVISTVRNPLDIVRLVKNIPALAPAAAAVEGQVVLAAGVIAGVGAATAGGVMGGVIGYKAAEGAKSPMEAAKRAYQDVLKKIKKMLR